In Massilia violaceinigra, one DNA window encodes the following:
- a CDS encoding beta-ketoacyl-ACP synthase III gives MKQVVISGTGLFTPPHSISNEELVVAFNAYAELYNAEHADAIAAGELTAIEGSSAAFIEKASGIKSRYVMEKSGILDPAHMTARIPERADEEISLQAEICVAAARQALDRAGRTAADIDMVLVACSNMQRAYPAMAVEVQEALGIDGFGFDMNVACSSATFGIQTALAAVQSGQARAVLVLNPEITSGHLNFRDRDSHFIFGDACTAIVIEAAETATSAHQFEILESKLKTKFSNNIRNNFGFMNRFDESGVGMPDKLFRQQGRKVFKEVCPMAAEMIRETVTNAGLEVAQVSRYWLHQANLNMNLLITRMLLGRDAEPQEAPVILDTYANTSSAGSIIAFHKYQDDMPSGSHGVICSFGAGYSIGCVVVRKK, from the coding sequence ATGAAACAAGTCGTCATCAGCGGCACGGGTCTGTTCACGCCGCCCCATTCGATCTCCAACGAAGAGCTGGTCGTCGCCTTCAACGCTTACGCCGAACTGTATAACGCCGAACACGCCGATGCGATCGCGGCGGGCGAACTGACGGCGATCGAAGGATCGAGCGCCGCCTTTATCGAAAAAGCTTCCGGCATCAAATCGCGCTATGTGATGGAAAAATCCGGCATTCTGGACCCGGCGCACATGACGGCGCGCATTCCGGAACGCGCCGACGAGGAAATTTCGCTGCAGGCTGAAATCTGCGTGGCCGCGGCGCGCCAGGCGCTGGACCGGGCCGGACGCACGGCGGCCGACATCGACATGGTGCTGGTCGCCTGCAGCAACATGCAGCGCGCCTACCCGGCCATGGCGGTCGAGGTGCAGGAAGCGCTGGGCATCGACGGCTTCGGCTTCGACATGAACGTGGCCTGTTCCTCGGCCACCTTCGGGATCCAGACGGCGCTGGCGGCGGTGCAGAGCGGGCAGGCGCGCGCGGTGCTGGTGCTCAATCCGGAAATCACCAGCGGCCATTTGAACTTCCGCGACCGCGACAGCCACTTCATTTTCGGGGACGCCTGCACGGCGATCGTGATCGAAGCGGCCGAAACGGCGACCAGCGCGCACCAGTTCGAGATCCTCGAATCGAAGCTCAAGACCAAATTCTCGAACAACATCCGCAATAACTTCGGCTTCATGAACCGCTTCGACGAATCGGGCGTGGGCATGCCGGACAAGCTGTTCCGCCAGCAGGGCCGCAAGGTGTTCAAGGAAGTCTGTCCGATGGCGGCCGAGATGATCCGCGAGACGGTCACCAATGCGGGGCTGGAAGTGGCGCAGGTATCGCGCTACTGGCTGCACCAGGCGAATCTGAACATGAATTTGCTGATCACGCGCATGCTGCTCGGGCGCGACGCCGAACCGCAGGAAGCGCCGGTCATTCTGGACACGTATGCCAATACCTCGTCGGCGGGTTCGATCATCGCCTTCCACAAGTACCAGGACGACATGCCAAGCGGCTCGCACGGCGTGATTTGCTCGTTCGGCGCGGGGTATTCGATTGGGTGCGTGGTGGTGCGCAAGAAGTAG
- a CDS encoding S41 family peptidase — protein sequence MGSTLKNSGLVGLGALAGVAFSMQFSALAQKPVEQGMPLEELRQLSDAYDLIKTDYVEAVPDKKLLTDALTGMVASLDPHSAYLDKKAYRDLREGTQGKFVGLGIEIAQSEEGYIKIVAPIEDSPAWRAGIKAGDLITRINNEAIQNLGIDEAIKKMRGEPLTKVTLTLLRKDVALPLVMTITRQEIIQKSVKGKIVEPGYAWLRISQFQKPTVDDMAARLSALYQQDPALKGLVLDLRNDPGGLLQGAIGVSAAFLPRGVEIVSTNGQLANSRQSYLGKPEYYTLQGDGDVLARLPAALKTVPMVVLVNTGSASASEIVAGALQDYKRAVILGSQTFGKGSVQTIKPLGGDTAVKLTTARYYTPHGRSIQARGIIPDFLVDENADGDGLNGFRMREADLEKHLSNDRDKESAASTREQLDAQRRLLAIERKRKPLEYGSADDFQLAQALNHLKGLPVQLAKPAKDPAAEAPAAPAPAKKRK from the coding sequence ATGGGTTCTACCCTCAAAAATTCCGGGCTGGTCGGCCTGGGCGCCCTGGCCGGCGTGGCCTTTTCCATGCAATTTTCGGCGCTGGCGCAAAAGCCGGTCGAACAAGGCATGCCGCTCGAAGAACTGCGCCAGTTGTCCGACGCCTACGATCTGATCAAAACCGATTATGTCGAAGCGGTGCCCGACAAGAAATTGCTGACCGATGCCCTGACCGGCATGGTGGCTTCGCTCGATCCCCATTCCGCCTACCTCGACAAGAAAGCCTACCGCGACCTGCGCGAAGGCACCCAGGGCAAGTTCGTCGGCCTGGGCATCGAAATTGCCCAGAGCGAGGAAGGCTACATCAAGATCGTGGCCCCGATCGAGGATTCGCCGGCCTGGCGCGCCGGCATCAAGGCGGGCGACCTGATCACGCGCATCAACAACGAGGCCATCCAGAACTTGGGCATCGACGAAGCGATCAAGAAAATGCGCGGCGAGCCGCTCACCAAGGTCACCCTGACCCTGCTGCGCAAGGACGTGGCGCTGCCGCTGGTGATGACGATCACGCGCCAGGAAATCATCCAGAAAAGCGTCAAGGGCAAGATTGTCGAGCCGGGCTACGCCTGGCTGCGCATTTCGCAATTCCAGAAACCGACCGTGGACGACATGGCGGCCCGCCTCAGCGCGCTGTACCAGCAGGATCCGGCCCTCAAGGGCCTGGTGCTGGACTTGCGCAACGATCCGGGCGGCCTGCTGCAAGGCGCCATCGGCGTGTCGGCCGCGTTTTTGCCGCGCGGCGTAGAGATCGTCTCGACCAACGGCCAGCTGGCCAATTCGCGCCAGAGCTACCTCGGCAAACCCGAGTATTACACCCTGCAGGGCGACGGCGACGTGCTGGCCAGGCTGCCGGCGGCGCTCAAGACGGTGCCGATGGTGGTGCTGGTCAACACCGGCTCGGCCTCGGCCTCCGAAATCGTGGCCGGCGCACTCCAGGATTACAAGCGCGCGGTGATTCTCGGCAGCCAGACTTTCGGCAAGGGCTCGGTCCAGACCATCAAGCCGCTCGGCGGCGATACCGCGGTCAAGCTGACCACGGCGCGCTATTACACCCCGCACGGGCGCTCGATCCAGGCGCGCGGCATCATTCCCGACTTTTTGGTCGACGAAAACGCCGATGGCGATGGCTTGAACGGGTTTCGCATGCGCGAGGCCGACCTGGAAAAGCACTTGTCGAACGACCGCGACAAGGAAAGCGCGGCCAGCACGCGCGAGCAGCTCGACGCCCAGCGCCGCCTGCTGGCGATCGAGCGCAAGCGCAAGCCGCTCGAATACGGCAGCGCCGACGACTTCCAGCTGGCGCAGGCGCTCAATCACCTGAAAGGCTTGCCGGTGCAACTGGCCAAGCCCGCCAAGGACCCGGCCGCCGAGGCGCCAGCCGCGCCGGCGCCCGCGAAAAAGCGGAAATAG
- a CDS encoding TonB-dependent receptor plug domain-containing protein: MSKLIPFACAALIASIAPSLHAQDAPAGPVTAVPAEEAAAVPAAVPTAVPAPRSKGEPKAAAGVTAVTISGSRAGDTESRRLSTAAKMVFGREELDRNGDSSVGEILKRLPGVTMGGPPGRGGGGVRMRGLGSGYTQMLVNGERPPAGFSLESLSPDQVERIEVMRGPVAEHSTQAIAGTINVVLREGYQQKDIQLKLSDSIEDGRHGPNVSLTMPGKVGALTWLMSGSMGANRQHDESVSTYQDSDPAGVMLKDQQVDAHSNRSSRSVHLTPRLSYKFDNGDTLNFQPFLMHNRSEGDSGSRLTQRIGPPQREYALALSDSTSSMTMLRGLGNWLHRMEAGAKLDVKFGFGGGRSESTSLRKQYGDNGVLKDYFNDVDTSRSHSLNSGGKYSTPLAKGHLLAAGWDLEGGHREQSTVALVNGRAQFAESGSSMAADTRRVAGYVQDEWDITPQWSAYLGLRWEGIRTSATNQGRDVRNNSSVWSPVLHTVWRIPGFEKDQIRASLTQSYRAPQLNDLIAVPTYSQLNSATRPDRTGNPNLKPELAQGIDLAYEHYLGKSGILSASGFVRKIDNLMRRELTLRDTPDGPRWLSSPSNIGSARTSGIELEAKFQLAELVANAPTIDLRSNYSRFWSSVDGIPGPDNRLDQQAKQTANVGLDWRLKDVPLTLGGSYNWTPAIRVRTSADEIATTGVKRQFDVYGLWKFSAGTQLRLSANNLMRDDYLAGRSVTKEGIAQLSDTASRTYTTWTIRLEMKL, translated from the coding sequence ATGAGCAAACTGATTCCCTTCGCCTGCGCCGCCCTGATCGCCAGTATCGCCCCGTCCCTCCACGCCCAGGACGCGCCCGCCGGGCCGGTGACAGCCGTGCCGGCGGAGGAAGCTGCCGCGGTGCCTGCCGCCGTGCCCACCGCGGTGCCCGCACCCAGGTCCAAGGGCGAGCCCAAGGCTGCAGCGGGCGTGACGGCGGTCACCATCAGCGGCAGCCGCGCCGGCGACACCGAATCGCGCCGCCTCTCGACCGCCGCCAAGATGGTGTTCGGTCGCGAGGAACTGGACCGCAACGGCGACAGCAGCGTCGGCGAAATCCTCAAGCGCCTGCCCGGCGTGACCATGGGCGGGCCGCCGGGACGGGGCGGCGGCGGGGTGCGCATGCGCGGCCTGGGCAGCGGCTACACCCAGATGCTGGTCAACGGCGAGCGCCCGCCGGCCGGGTTTTCGCTCGAATCGCTCTCGCCGGACCAGGTCGAACGCATCGAAGTCATGCGCGGCCCGGTGGCCGAACACAGCACCCAGGCCATCGCCGGTACCATCAACGTGGTGTTGCGCGAGGGTTACCAGCAGAAAGATATCCAGCTCAAGCTGTCCGACAGCATCGAAGATGGCCGCCACGGACCGAACGTGTCGCTCACCATGCCCGGCAAGGTGGGCGCGCTGACCTGGCTGATGAGCGGCTCGATGGGCGCCAACCGCCAGCACGACGAGAGCGTCTCCACCTATCAGGATAGCGATCCGGCCGGCGTGATGCTGAAAGACCAGCAGGTCGACGCCCACAGCAACCGAAGCTCGCGCTCCGTGCACCTGACGCCGCGCCTGTCGTATAAATTCGACAATGGCGACACGCTCAATTTCCAGCCCTTCTTGATGCATAACCGCAGCGAAGGCGACAGCGGCAGCCGGCTGACCCAGCGCATCGGCCCGCCGCAGCGCGAATACGCGCTGGCGCTGTCCGACTCGACCTCCTCCATGACCATGCTGCGCGGCTTGGGCAACTGGCTGCACCGGATGGAAGCCGGCGCCAAGCTCGACGTCAAGTTCGGCTTCGGCGGCGGGCGCAGCGAAAGCACCTCGCTGCGCAAGCAGTACGGCGACAACGGCGTGCTCAAGGATTACTTCAACGACGTCGACACCTCGCGCAGCCACAGTCTCAACAGCGGCGGCAAATACAGCACGCCGCTGGCCAAGGGCCACCTGCTGGCCGCCGGCTGGGACCTGGAAGGCGGACACCGTGAGCAAAGCACGGTGGCGCTGGTCAACGGCCGCGCCCAGTTCGCGGAATCGGGATCGAGCATGGCGGCCGACACGCGCCGCGTGGCCGGCTACGTGCAGGACGAGTGGGATATCACGCCGCAATGGTCGGCCTACCTGGGCCTGCGCTGGGAAGGCATCCGCACCAGCGCCACCAACCAGGGGCGCGACGTGCGCAACAACAGCAGCGTGTGGAGCCCGGTACTGCATACCGTGTGGCGCATTCCCGGCTTTGAAAAGGACCAGATCCGCGCCAGCCTGACGCAGAGCTACCGCGCACCCCAGCTGAACGACCTGATCGCCGTGCCGACCTATTCGCAGCTCAACAGCGCAACCCGGCCCGACCGCACCGGCAATCCGAACCTCAAACCCGAGCTGGCGCAAGGGATCGACCTGGCCTACGAGCACTACCTGGGCAAGAGCGGCATCCTCAGCGCCAGCGGCTTCGTGCGCAAGATCGATAACCTGATGCGGCGCGAACTGACCTTGCGCGACACGCCGGATGGCCCGCGCTGGCTGTCGAGCCCGTCGAACATCGGCAGCGCGCGCACCAGCGGCATCGAGCTGGAAGCGAAGTTCCAGCTGGCCGAGCTGGTGGCCAACGCCCCGACTATCGACCTGCGCTCGAACTACAGCCGTTTCTGGTCGAGCGTGGATGGCATTCCCGGCCCCGACAACCGGCTCGACCAGCAAGCCAAACAAACCGCCAACGTCGGCCTCGACTGGCGGCTAAAGGACGTGCCGCTGACCCTGGGCGGCAGCTACAACTGGACCCCGGCGATCCGGGTGCGCACCAGTGCCGATGAAATCGCCACCACCGGCGTGAAGCGCCAGTTCGACGTGTACGGCTTGTGGAAGTTCAGCGCCGGCACCCAGCTGCGCCTGTCGGCCAACAACCTGATGCGCGACGACTACCTGGCCGGCCGCAGCGTGACCAAGGAGGGCATTGCCCAGCTGTCGGACACGGCCAGCCGCACGTACACCACCTGGACCATTCGTCTGGAAATGAAGTTATAG
- a CDS encoding M13 family metallopeptidase, producing the protein MKRYLLSTLTLSLAAAFASAAEPVQPPAPLSGIDVQYIDSSVRPQDDFFSYLNGLWLKNTEIPSDKSSWGTFAKLRDDTLPQLRVLIEAAQNEKNKKAGSETQKIGDLYASYMNEARLEKLGYKPLAGELQRIRALREKKAIPALIAHLSKIGVSVPYGIYVGQDSRESTRYATYISQSGLGLPDRDYYLKKDDAKLADVRAKYERHIEKTLGMAGHKDAAGAAKAILALETALAEVQWSKVELRDPVKRYNKVEIAKLGELTPGYDWKGALGAANVAGKVDYVIVGQPSYLSGFNQVLEKTDLATWKSYFEWQLLNGYSEYLSKEFVDADFAFFETVLKGVPENEPRWKNGVSTVNGVLGEAVGKEYVAKHFPAERKARMEELVQNLLVAYKQSIDTLDWMGPETKKEAQAKLAKFRPKIGYPSKWRDYSALTVKQDDLVGNMMRARTFAYNRSINKLGKPIDREEWGMTPQTVNAYYSSTMNEIVFPASILQPPFFDMRADDAVNYGAIGAVIGHEISHGFDDKGSQSDGDGNLREWWTKEDRAKFQAKADMLVKQYSGYSPLKGYNVNGELTLGENIGDNSGVAIAYKAYKLSLGGKPAPVIDGLTGDQRFFMGFGQVWRMKMREAQQIVQVKTDPHSPGQFRANGTMMNQPAFYEAFGVKEGDKMYLPPKERVTIW; encoded by the coding sequence GTGAAACGATATCTTCTGAGCACCCTGACCCTGAGCCTGGCGGCCGCTTTTGCCAGCGCTGCCGAACCGGTCCAACCGCCCGCGCCCCTTTCCGGCATCGATGTGCAGTACATCGACAGCAGCGTGCGGCCGCAGGACGATTTTTTCAGCTACCTCAATGGCCTGTGGCTCAAAAATACCGAGATCCCGTCCGACAAGTCGAGCTGGGGCACCTTTGCCAAGCTGCGCGACGACACCCTGCCGCAGCTGCGCGTCCTGATCGAAGCGGCCCAGAACGAGAAGAACAAGAAGGCCGGCAGCGAGACGCAGAAAATCGGCGACCTGTACGCCAGCTACATGAACGAAGCCAGGCTTGAAAAGCTCGGTTACAAGCCGCTGGCCGGCGAACTGCAGCGCATTCGCGCGCTGCGTGAAAAGAAAGCCATTCCGGCCCTGATCGCGCATCTGTCGAAGATCGGCGTCAGTGTGCCATACGGCATCTATGTGGGCCAGGACAGCCGCGAATCGACGCGCTACGCCACCTACATCAGCCAGAGCGGCCTGGGCTTGCCCGACCGCGATTACTACCTGAAAAAAGACGACGCCAAGCTGGCCGACGTGCGCGCCAAGTACGAGCGCCATATCGAGAAGACCTTGGGCATGGCCGGCCACAAGGATGCGGCCGGCGCGGCCAAGGCCATCCTGGCGCTGGAAACCGCGCTGGCTGAAGTGCAGTGGAGCAAGGTCGAGCTGCGCGATCCGGTCAAGCGCTACAACAAGGTCGAGATCGCCAAGCTGGGCGAGCTGACCCCGGGCTACGACTGGAAGGGCGCACTGGGCGCCGCCAACGTGGCGGGCAAGGTCGACTACGTCATCGTCGGCCAGCCGAGCTACCTGAGCGGATTCAACCAGGTGCTGGAAAAGACCGACCTGGCGACCTGGAAATCGTATTTCGAATGGCAACTGTTGAACGGTTATTCGGAATACCTGTCGAAAGAATTCGTCGACGCCGATTTTGCCTTCTTTGAAACCGTGCTCAAGGGCGTGCCGGAAAACGAACCGCGCTGGAAGAACGGCGTCTCCACCGTCAATGGCGTGCTGGGCGAAGCGGTGGGCAAGGAATACGTCGCCAAGCATTTCCCCGCCGAGCGCAAGGCGCGCATGGAAGAGCTGGTGCAGAACCTGCTGGTTGCCTACAAGCAGAGCATCGACACGCTCGACTGGATGGGTCCGGAAACCAAGAAGGAAGCCCAGGCCAAGCTGGCCAAGTTCCGCCCGAAGATCGGTTACCCGAGCAAATGGCGCGACTATTCGGCGCTGACGGTCAAGCAGGACGACCTGGTCGGCAACATGATGCGCGCACGCACGTTTGCCTACAACCGCAGCATCAACAAGCTGGGCAAGCCGATCGACCGCGAAGAGTGGGGTATGACGCCGCAGACAGTGAACGCTTACTACAGCTCGACGATGAACGAAATCGTGTTCCCGGCGTCGATCCTGCAGCCGCCGTTCTTCGACATGCGCGCCGACGATGCCGTGAACTACGGCGCCATCGGTGCGGTGATCGGACACGAGATCAGCCATGGCTTCGACGACAAGGGCAGCCAGTCCGACGGCGACGGCAATCTGCGCGAATGGTGGACCAAGGAAGACCGCGCCAAGTTCCAGGCCAAGGCCGACATGCTGGTCAAGCAGTACAGCGGCTACAGCCCGCTGAAGGGCTACAACGTCAACGGCGAGCTGACCCTGGGCGAGAACATCGGCGACAACTCGGGCGTGGCGATTGCGTACAAGGCGTACAAGCTGTCGCTGGGCGGCAAGCCTGCGCCGGTGATCGACGGCCTGACGGGCGACCAGCGCTTCTTCATGGGCTTCGGGCAGGTATGGCGCATGAAGATGCGTGAAGCGCAGCAGATCGTGCAGGTGAAGACCGATCCGCACTCGCCGGGCCAGTTCCGCGCGAACGGGACCATGATGAACCAGCCGGCCTTTTACGAAGCGTTCGGCGTGAAGGAAGGCGACAAGATGTACCTGCCGCCGAAAGAGCGCGTCACGATCTGGTAA
- a CDS encoding c-type cytochrome, which yields MSDAHNEHESAIRTPKQLVAAVVGFFLVTVIGIILLVTFVTTTKTTGAGTDSQKAEAIAARLRPVADDGYTLKDANAPKIFLAGDAVYTANCVACHGAGIGGAPKVGDAGGWATRIAQGYDTLVKHAIVGIRGMPARGGNPDLDDVEVARAVVHMANQSGAKFKEPAAPAPAAAPAPAAAEAAAPAEAAAPVAAPAAAPAAAAAPAEAPKLAADTGKTVYNSACIACHGAGIAGAPKVGDKAAWTARIAQGAPMLYEHAIKGYTGKAGMMPPKGGSSASDDEVKAAVDFMVTASK from the coding sequence ATGAGCGACGCACACAACGAACACGAATCCGCGATCCGGACACCCAAGCAGCTCGTCGCTGCGGTGGTCGGCTTCTTCCTCGTCACTGTCATCGGCATCATTCTGCTGGTAACGTTCGTAACGACGACGAAAACCACCGGCGCCGGCACCGACAGCCAGAAGGCCGAAGCGATCGCCGCGCGTCTGCGTCCGGTGGCCGATGATGGCTACACCCTCAAGGATGCCAACGCGCCGAAGATTTTCCTCGCCGGCGACGCCGTGTACACCGCCAACTGCGTGGCCTGCCACGGCGCGGGCATCGGTGGCGCACCGAAGGTCGGCGATGCCGGCGGCTGGGCTACCCGTATTGCTCAGGGCTACGATACGCTGGTCAAGCACGCCATCGTCGGTATCCGCGGCATGCCTGCCCGCGGCGGCAATCCTGACTTGGACGATGTCGAAGTAGCGCGCGCAGTCGTGCACATGGCAAACCAGTCCGGCGCCAAGTTCAAGGAACCAGCCGCTCCTGCTCCCGCAGCAGCGCCAGCTCCGGCAGCGGCGGAAGCAGCAGCGCCAGCCGAAGCAGCAGCACCGGTGGCAGCTCCCGCAGCGGCCCCGGCTGCAGCAGCAGCGCCGGCCGAAGCGCCAAAGCTGGCCGCTGACACAGGCAAGACCGTCTACAACTCCGCATGCATCGCTTGCCACGGCGCAGGTATCGCCGGTGCGCCGAAAGTCGGCGACAAGGCAGCATGGACCGCACGCATCGCGCAAGGCGCACCAATGCTGTACGAGCACGCGATCAAGGGTTATACCGGCAAGGCTGGCATGATGCCTCCGAAAGGCGGTTCCTCGGCATCGGATGACGAAGTCAAGGCAGCGGTTGATTTCATGGTTACCGCATCCAAGTAA
- a CDS encoding MerR family DNA-binding transcriptional regulator encodes MQLELLKVGELASRAGVTVRALHHYDHICLLKPSASALRGQLLQQ; translated from the coding sequence TTGCAGCTGGAACTATTGAAGGTCGGCGAGCTCGCCAGCCGGGCTGGCGTGACGGTGCGCGCACTGCATCATTACGACCATATCTGCCTGCTCAAGCCGTCGGCGAGCGCGCTGCGCGGACAGCTTTTGCAGCAGTAG
- the accD gene encoding acetyl-CoA carboxylase, carboxyltransferase subunit beta codes for MSWLDKLLPPRIRRDGGALRQSIPSGLWIQCPSCKAPLYRAALEASLQVCPKCDHHLRIRARARLDALLDAGGRYEIGQEVLPVDSLKFKESKRYTERLRAATEATGETDAMVVMGGAILSVPVVVACFEFDFMGGSMGSVVGERFVRGAQAAIDQQVPFICFTASGGARMQEGLMSLLQMAKTTAMLARLAEKKLPFISVLTDPTSGGVSASFCFLGDTVIAEPKALIAFTGARVIKSTLGVTLPDGYQRPEFLLERGAVDMIVDRRQMRTELASLLALLLKLPKDAVA; via the coding sequence ATGAGCTGGCTCGACAAGCTGCTGCCGCCACGCATCCGGCGCGACGGCGGCGCTCTGCGCCAGTCGATTCCGTCCGGATTGTGGATTCAATGTCCTTCGTGCAAGGCGCCCCTGTACCGCGCCGCGCTGGAAGCGAGCCTGCAGGTGTGTCCCAAGTGCGATCACCATCTGCGCATCCGGGCCCGCGCCCGGCTCGACGCCTTGTTGGACGCCGGCGGGCGCTACGAGATCGGCCAGGAAGTGCTGCCGGTCGACAGCCTGAAATTCAAGGAAAGCAAGCGCTACACCGAACGCCTGCGCGCCGCCACCGAGGCGACCGGGGAAACCGACGCCATGGTGGTCATGGGCGGCGCGATCCTGTCGGTGCCGGTGGTGGTGGCCTGCTTCGAATTCGACTTCATGGGCGGTTCGATGGGGTCGGTGGTCGGCGAGCGTTTCGTGCGCGGGGCGCAGGCAGCCATCGACCAGCAGGTGCCGTTCATTTGCTTTACTGCCAGCGGCGGGGCACGCATGCAGGAAGGATTGATGTCCCTGCTGCAAATGGCCAAGACCACTGCCATGCTGGCCCGGCTGGCGGAAAAGAAGCTGCCCTTCATTTCCGTGCTGACCGATCCGACCTCGGGCGGCGTGTCAGCCTCGTTCTGCTTCCTCGGCGACACGGTGATCGCCGAACCGAAGGCCCTGATTGCCTTCACCGGCGCCAGGGTGATCAAAAGTACGCTGGGCGTGACCTTGCCCGATGGTTATCAGCGTCCCGAATTCCTGCTCGAACGCGGCGCGGTCGACATGATTGTGGACCGCAGGCAGATGCGGACCGAACTGGCCTCGCTGCTGGCGCTGCTGCTGAAACTTCCCAAGGATGCCGTGGCTTGA
- a CDS encoding HNH endonuclease, whose product MTPQILALDIAGNPFGWISAQEAIHYYAVGKVAWELGDREFLFRGGVSNAGVLSTMTVKPIISISGSERMTKKLRVALPLGDDNHLLFARDRHTCAYCGNVFARQHLSRDHVLARTHGGKDSWTNCVTACKPCNQAKGATMVHDFHPLLYVPYVPCRFEHFILSGRNVLADQHDYLSAKLPKHSRLLA is encoded by the coding sequence ATGACTCCGCAAATCTTAGCACTCGACATCGCAGGAAATCCATTCGGATGGATCTCCGCCCAGGAAGCGATCCACTACTACGCCGTCGGCAAGGTAGCGTGGGAACTGGGCGACCGTGAATTCTTGTTTCGCGGCGGCGTGTCGAATGCGGGCGTGCTCTCGACGATGACGGTCAAGCCGATCATTTCCATTTCGGGCAGCGAGCGCATGACCAAAAAACTGCGCGTGGCGCTGCCGCTGGGCGACGATAACCACCTGCTGTTCGCGCGCGACCGCCATACCTGCGCTTATTGCGGCAACGTCTTCGCCCGCCAGCACCTGTCGCGCGACCACGTGCTGGCGCGCACCCACGGCGGCAAGGATAGCTGGACAAACTGCGTCACCGCGTGTAAGCCGTGCAACCAGGCCAAAGGCGCCACTATGGTGCACGACTTCCATCCGCTGCTGTACGTGCCGTATGTGCCATGCCGTTTCGAGCACTTCATTTTGAGCGGCAGGAATGTGTTGGCGGACCAGCATGATTATCTGTCGGCCAAACTGCCGAAGCACTCGCGCCTGCTGGCATGA
- a CDS encoding HEAT repeat domain-containing protein yields the protein MKKTVVKQASLKSLAASALQAWESETGWKAIRALQMLGSPDNLAMARRFAASKNAHKRALAMYIASQLRRERYSKVRGTQSDEYAVEETQALLLTGLKDPVTNVVTAAISGFCHRPHPSALPALLAFATHADADIRFQVAAALARYHEDASVKALLMLATDPDDDTRDWATFALGSMHEADTAEIRERLWQNHGDSNDSVSGEALAGLASRKDERVIAVLLERLDEDCMVFELEAAQMMAHPLLLA from the coding sequence ATGAAAAAGACCGTTGTAAAACAAGCTTCATTGAAAAGCCTGGCCGCGAGCGCGCTCCAGGCGTGGGAAAGCGAAACGGGCTGGAAAGCCATCCGCGCGCTACAGATGCTTGGTTCACCCGATAACTTGGCGATGGCGCGGCGGTTTGCGGCCAGCAAAAACGCGCACAAACGCGCGCTGGCGATGTATATCGCTTCGCAGCTCAGGCGCGAGCGCTATTCAAAAGTCCGGGGTACCCAAAGCGACGAGTACGCCGTGGAGGAAACCCAGGCCTTGTTGCTTACCGGTTTAAAAGACCCGGTAACGAACGTGGTAACGGCGGCCATTTCCGGCTTCTGTCACCGTCCGCATCCATCGGCACTGCCGGCGCTGCTCGCATTCGCCACGCACGCCGATGCGGATATTCGCTTTCAGGTGGCAGCGGCCCTGGCACGATATCACGAGGATGCCTCGGTCAAGGCGCTGCTGATGCTGGCGACCGACCCTGACGACGATACGCGCGACTGGGCCACCTTTGCGCTCGGCTCCATGCACGAAGCCGATACTGCCGAGATCCGCGAGCGCCTGTGGCAAAACCATGGCGACAGCAACGACAGCGTCAGCGGCGAAGCCCTGGCCGGGCTGGCGTCGCGCAAGGATGAACGCGTGATCGCGGTTTTGCTCGAACGCCTCGATGAAGACTGCATGGTCTTCGAACTGGAAGCGGCCCAAATGATGGCACATCCGCTACTGCTGGCGTAG
- a CDS encoding helix-turn-helix domain-containing protein: MAEHDIRFVTELWKRLTAMGVEISHSQLTRVVNNSTKSLSIDLLEGLASLFDCPVSALFKDG, translated from the coding sequence ATGGCTGAACACGACATCCGTTTCGTCACAGAGCTGTGGAAACGCCTGACGGCCATGGGCGTGGAGATTTCGCACTCCCAGCTCACGCGCGTGGTCAACAACAGCACCAAGTCCCTGAGCATCGATTTGCTCGAGGGACTGGCCAGCCTGTTCGACTGTCCGGTGTCGGCGCTGTTCAAGGACGGCTAG